From Aerosticca soli, a single genomic window includes:
- a CDS encoding M20/M25/M40 family metallo-hydrolase: MRRLLPLAAALFVVGTAHAAETTLPAAAVKTAEQLRDRALTDDTAYRVLDSLTTEVGPRLAGSPADQRARDWAVAKLKELGFDKVYTEPVSYPLWQRRSEHGAIVAPFAQPLVLTALGYSPGTPAGGLTAEVVKFDSLDALKAADPAQVKGKLVYIGFRMQRHKDGADYRFGSAIRTMGPPLAAAKGAAGFLLRSAGTDADSRTPHAGVTGFRDPRQPAIPAAALSNPDADQLERVLAYGKPVTVRLDLDCGIVGEYTGANVIGEITGRKHPDQVVAIGGHLDSWDPGTGAIDDAAGVAIAMGAAKLIHDLPKRPDRTIRVIAFANEEMGLWGARAYADKHAGEVGKFQLGSESDFGAGPIWRMSASVKPEARGAIAQIAALLAPIGVQYEPGQPGGGGSDLSQMHVRGMAALSLTQDGTHYFDWHHTANDTLDKIVPKELAQNVAVYATFAYLAAQADGDFGSAPGAFTGDGARE, from the coding sequence CACGCTTCCCGCCGCGGCCGTAAAGACGGCCGAACAACTGCGCGATCGCGCGCTCACCGACGATACCGCCTATCGGGTACTGGACTCGCTCACCACCGAAGTGGGACCGCGCCTTGCCGGCAGCCCGGCGGACCAGCGCGCCCGCGACTGGGCGGTGGCCAAGTTAAAGGAACTGGGCTTCGACAAGGTCTATACCGAGCCGGTCAGCTATCCGCTGTGGCAGCGGCGTAGCGAACATGGCGCCATCGTCGCGCCGTTCGCCCAACCGTTGGTGCTCACCGCGCTGGGCTATTCGCCGGGCACGCCGGCCGGCGGCCTCACCGCCGAGGTGGTGAAGTTCGACAGCCTGGACGCGCTCAAGGCCGCCGATCCGGCACAGGTCAAAGGCAAGCTCGTCTATATCGGCTTCCGCATGCAGCGGCACAAGGACGGCGCCGACTACCGCTTCGGTTCGGCGATCCGCACCATGGGCCCGCCGCTTGCCGCCGCCAAGGGCGCCGCCGGTTTCCTGCTGCGCTCGGCCGGTACCGATGCGGACAGCCGCACGCCGCATGCCGGCGTCACCGGCTTTCGCGACCCCAGGCAGCCGGCGATTCCCGCCGCGGCGCTGTCCAACCCCGACGCCGACCAGCTCGAGCGCGTGCTGGCCTACGGCAAGCCGGTGACGGTGCGGCTCGACCTCGACTGCGGCATCGTCGGTGAATACACCGGCGCCAACGTGATCGGTGAAATCACCGGCCGCAAGCATCCCGACCAAGTGGTGGCCATCGGCGGTCATCTCGACTCGTGGGATCCCGGTACCGGCGCGATCGATGATGCCGCCGGCGTCGCCATCGCCATGGGCGCGGCCAAGCTGATCCACGACCTGCCCAAGCGCCCCGATCGCACCATTCGCGTAATCGCCTTCGCCAACGAGGAAATGGGCTTGTGGGGCGCGCGCGCCTATGCGGACAAGCACGCCGGCGAGGTGGGCAAGTTCCAGCTCGGCAGCGAATCAGACTTCGGCGCCGGCCCGATCTGGCGCATGAGCGCCAGCGTCAAACCCGAGGCGCGCGGCGCGATTGCGCAGATCGCTGCACTGCTCGCCCCGATCGGCGTCCAGTACGAACCCGGCCAGCCCGGCGGCGGCGGCTCCGATCTCTCGCAGATGCACGTCCGAGGCATGGCCGCGCTGTCGCTGACCCAGGACGGCACGCATTACTTCGACTGGCACCACACCGCCAACGACACCCTGGACAAGATCGTGCCCAAGGAACTGGCGCAGAACGTGGCGGTGTATGCGACCTTCGCCTACCTCGCCGCGCAGGCCGACGGCGATTTCGGCTCGGCGCCGGGTGCGTTCACGGGCGACGGCGCGCGGGAGTGA
- a CDS encoding MerR family transcriptional regulator has translation MLDPSHNDELPPIPAKRYFTIGEVSELCAVKPHVLRYWEQEFPALNPVKRRGNRRYYQRHDVLMIRQIRSLLYEEGFTITGARARLEGPQARVEATLSHQIVRQVRLELEEVLALLRR, from the coding sequence ATGTTGGACCCAAGCCATAACGACGAGCTGCCGCCCATCCCGGCCAAGCGCTACTTCACCATCGGCGAGGTGAGTGAGCTGTGCGCCGTCAAGCCGCACGTGCTGCGCTATTGGGAACAGGAATTCCCCGCGCTCAATCCGGTCAAGCGGCGCGGCAACCGGCGTTATTACCAGCGCCACGACGTGCTGATGATCCGGCAGATCCGCAGCCTGCTCTACGAGGAAGGCTTCACCATCACTGGCGCCCGCGCACGTCTCGAGGGGCCGCAGGCGCGGGTGGAAGCCACGCTCTCACACCAGATCGTGCGCCAGGTGCGCCTGGAGCTGGAGGAAGTGCTGGCCCTGCTGCGTCGTTGA